A single region of the Schistocerca serialis cubense isolate TAMUIC-IGC-003099 chromosome 7, iqSchSeri2.2, whole genome shotgun sequence genome encodes:
- the LOC126413229 gene encoding uncharacterized protein LOC126413229, with translation MQYSFFAAVCLDLFFVSIIIHIAAQLQVLGLEKFSYIPTTSSGRIFRRGKPVGGFVHLHSGPSRYNRASQGTRRFAEHYYTVPVLGRYSCYMRDVVPEFNEYWQCNDIIETPGVPDGYYIRNIHLLLVR, from the exons ATGCAGTACAGCTTCTTCGCCGCCGTCTGCCTCGACTTGTTCTTCGTCTCCATCATTATCCACATCGCTGCCCAACTGCAGGTTCTTGGC CTCGAGAAATTCTCCTATATTCCAACGACAAGTTCAGGTCGGATTTTCCGAAGAGGAAAACCAGTGGGTGGATTTGTGCACCTGCATTCGGGACCATCACGCTATAATAGA GCTAGTCAAGGAACTAGAAGGTTTGCTGAACATTATTATACTGTTCCAGTTCTTGGGCGCTACAGTTGTTATATGCGTGACGTTGTTCCAGAGTTCAACG AATACTGGCAATGTAATGACATTATTGAAACTCCAGGCGTACCTGATGGTTATTATATACGAAATATTCATCTATTGCTGGTACGCTGA